The following proteins come from a genomic window of Crateriforma spongiae:
- a CDS encoding lactate/malate dehydrogenase family protein has product MKVSIIGGGGLVGSCAAYALQCGGLASEIALLDVNQELAVGQALDLQHGGPSVADQRIAGGGYEHIPDSDIICITAGLRRKPDESRLDLINRNTDLFVQIVRDVKAAGPKSSAIVLVVSNPVDILTYVAAQMLDLPESQVIGLGTQLDTIRFCSLIAEELNAPPTQTRALILGEHGESMVPIWSSATIAGLPLDKYPGWNPTLANKLFTRTRGSGAEVIKRKGGAGFAVGIAIRDCIDAVILNQNRVMPVSSIQNGCYGIRDVALSVPTVLGRQGVVDRMEIDLWPKEVQGLRQSGASLRKTLELVMQRVA; this is encoded by the coding sequence ATGAAAGTTTCGATTATCGGTGGCGGCGGTTTGGTCGGTTCCTGCGCCGCGTATGCTTTGCAATGCGGCGGCCTGGCCAGCGAAATCGCTTTGTTGGACGTCAACCAAGAATTGGCGGTTGGTCAGGCGCTGGACCTGCAGCACGGCGGCCCTAGCGTGGCGGATCAACGGATCGCTGGCGGAGGCTACGAGCACATTCCCGACAGTGACATCATCTGCATCACCGCGGGCTTGCGTCGAAAGCCCGACGAATCGCGTTTGGATCTGATCAATCGCAACACCGATTTGTTCGTTCAGATCGTTCGCGATGTGAAGGCGGCCGGTCCCAAGTCGTCGGCCATCGTGTTGGTCGTCAGCAATCCGGTGGACATCCTGACCTACGTCGCCGCCCAAATGCTGGACCTGCCCGAATCACAAGTCATCGGGCTGGGCACGCAACTGGACACGATCCGATTCTGCAGTCTGATCGCAGAAGAATTGAACGCACCGCCGACCCAGACTCGGGCGCTGATTTTGGGTGAACACGGCGAATCCATGGTGCCGATTTGGAGTAGTGCGACGATCGCCGGATTGCCGCTGGACAAGTACCCGGGGTGGAACCCCACGTTGGCGAACAAGTTGTTCACACGCACCCGGGGCAGCGGCGCGGAAGTGATCAAAAGAAAAGGTGGCGCGGGATTCGCAGTGGGGATTGCCATCCGTGACTGCATCGATGCGGTCATTTTGAATCAAAACCGCGTCATGCCGGTGAGCAGCATTCAAAATGGTTGTTACGGTATACGTGATGTCGCTCTTTCGGTGCCGACGGTCCTGGGACGTCAGGGTGTGGTCGATCGGATGGAGATCGATCTTTGGCCGAAAGAAGTCCAGGGCTTGCGACAAAGCGGCGCGTCATTAAGAAAGACGCTCGAATTGGTGATGCAACGGGTAGCCTAG
- the ftsH gene encoding ATP-dependent zinc metalloprotease FtsH, with product MADDKRRGKNDRKNQSNVWLVLLTVTGAILLSAMLFGNSQHQMSYRDLMELLSKQVAPPVDAGQESQDGPISIQAKRPSGDLVEYSQLREINVADEEITGTVLYRSLGADGSDTQSQAKRVDFVTNRTLDSDEEQARLISLLNDSGVVWTTERPSRFLENQWPQLLILGVLIVMGIMMLRRVSGVGSPMQFSRSKGKLYGEEELPISFEDVAGIDEAVEEVREVVDFLKNSEKYQALGGRIPKGVLLVGPPGTGKTLLARAIAGEAGAPFFSLSGSDFVEMYVGVGAARVRDMFSQATNRAPCIIFIDELDALGKSRSGNIVGGHDEREQTLNALLVEMDGFDSNSGVIVVAATNRPETLDPALLRPGRFDRHVLVDRPDVAGREEILKVHVKSVRLDDSVELKEIASITPGFVGADLANLVNEAALLAARAGKSAVGLEQFNEAVERVTAGLEKKKRVMNEDEKIRVAYHEAGHALVAAALPNTDPVHKVSIIPRGLAALGYTMQRPESERYLMTKSELESQMRVLLAGTLTEEMIFQDISTGAQNDLERCTEIARSMVMDYGMSRLGRINLRRSTRSPFLAGGGNDGYQSSHSDEMSKMIDKEVSRIIEDALSHTRDILEQRREVLEAVTQRLLEVESIDNEELIRLIKENATGPWLVPGTVAEKPRAKLAPANPGVDIAPTGDNQI from the coding sequence ATGGCCGACGACAAACGCCGCGGAAAGAACGATCGCAAGAACCAATCCAACGTCTGGCTGGTTCTGCTGACGGTCACCGGGGCCATCCTGCTGAGCGCGATGCTGTTCGGTAATTCGCAGCATCAGATGAGTTATCGCGATCTGATGGAACTGCTCAGCAAGCAAGTCGCCCCGCCGGTCGATGCCGGCCAGGAATCGCAGGATGGACCGATTTCGATCCAAGCCAAACGCCCCAGCGGCGACTTGGTCGAATACAGCCAGCTGCGTGAAATCAACGTGGCCGACGAAGAAATCACCGGCACGGTGCTGTACCGGTCCCTGGGTGCCGACGGCAGTGATACCCAAAGCCAAGCCAAGCGGGTCGACTTCGTCACCAACCGGACCCTGGACAGCGACGAAGAACAGGCACGACTGATCTCCTTGCTGAACGACAGCGGCGTCGTTTGGACGACCGAACGCCCCAGCCGTTTCCTGGAAAACCAGTGGCCTCAACTGTTGATCCTGGGCGTGCTCATCGTGATGGGCATCATGATGCTGCGACGCGTCAGCGGGGTGGGGTCGCCGATGCAGTTTTCACGCAGCAAGGGCAAATTGTACGGCGAAGAAGAGTTGCCGATTTCGTTCGAAGACGTCGCGGGGATCGACGAAGCCGTCGAAGAAGTCCGCGAGGTCGTCGACTTTCTAAAGAACAGCGAAAAATACCAGGCCCTGGGCGGACGCATTCCCAAAGGCGTGCTGCTGGTCGGGCCTCCCGGAACCGGCAAAACCCTGTTGGCTCGGGCGATCGCGGGCGAAGCCGGAGCACCGTTCTTCAGCCTGTCCGGCAGCGATTTCGTGGAAATGTACGTCGGCGTCGGTGCCGCCCGCGTCCGCGATATGTTCAGCCAAGCCACCAACCGCGCGCCGTGCATCATTTTCATCGACGAATTGGACGCCCTGGGTAAAAGCCGCAGCGGAAACATCGTCGGCGGGCACGATGAACGCGAACAGACGCTAAACGCGCTGCTGGTCGAAATGGATGGCTTCGATTCCAACAGCGGCGTGATCGTCGTCGCGGCGACCAACCGGCCCGAAACCTTGGACCCGGCTCTGTTGCGTCCCGGCCGTTTCGACCGCCACGTCTTGGTCGATCGCCCCGACGTCGCTGGTCGCGAAGAAATCTTGAAAGTCCATGTCAAATCAGTCCGCCTGGATGACAGCGTCGAACTGAAAGAAATCGCGTCGATCACCCCAGGCTTCGTCGGTGCCGACTTGGCCAACCTGGTCAACGAAGCCGCGCTGCTGGCCGCCCGAGCCGGAAAGTCGGCCGTGGGACTGGAACAGTTCAACGAGGCTGTTGAACGCGTCACCGCTGGACTGGAAAAGAAGAAGCGGGTGATGAACGAGGACGAAAAAATCCGCGTCGCTTATCACGAAGCCGGCCACGCGTTGGTCGCCGCCGCGTTGCCCAACACCGATCCGGTTCACAAGGTCAGTATCATCCCCCGCGGATTGGCCGCCCTGGGATACACGATGCAACGTCCCGAATCGGAACGCTATCTGATGACCAAGAGCGAATTGGAAAGTCAGATGCGGGTGTTGTTGGCCGGAACACTGACCGAGGAAATGATCTTTCAAGACATCAGCACCGGCGCCCAAAACGACCTGGAACGCTGCACCGAAATCGCCCGCAGCATGGTCATGGATTACGGCATGAGCCGGTTGGGACGCATCAACCTGCGACGCAGCACCCGGTCACCGTTCCTGGCCGGTGGCGGCAACGACGGCTATCAATCCAGCCACAGCGATGAAATGTCCAAGATGATCGACAAGGAAGTCTCGCGAATCATCGAAGACGCACTTTCACACACCCGTGATATCCTGGAACAACGCCGCGAAGTCCTGGAAGCGGTCACCCAGCGATTGCTAGAAGTCGAATCGATCGACAACGAAGAACTGATCCGGTTGATCAAAGAAAACGCCACCGGACCGTGGTTGGTGCCCGGCACCGTTGCCGAAAAGCCACGAGCCAAGCTGGCCCCGGCCAACCCCGGCGTCGACATCGCACCGACCGGCGATAACCAGATCTAA
- the dxr gene encoding 1-deoxy-D-xylulose-5-phosphate reductoisomerase: protein MAFSEPDSATMIDATQCEASDPPARRVCILGATGSIGRSTMEVVAHLRKVDPEYRWQVWAASGHRNLDTLAEVALSADPVPRRLVASCAQTHARVSGNGESPLARFSGEILAGPDALVRVATDPEVDVLVAAIVGRAGLESTLAAVQEGKRVALANKETLVVAGPIVRQAAQKSGAELLPVDSEHSALFQCLGDRPDDVEKLILTASGGPFRDWSIEQMRQASVQAALNHPTWDMGAKITIDSATMMNKALEIIEARWLFDVPAETIEVVVHPQSIVHSLVEFRDHSVISQWSPPDMRLPIQYALTYPRRLPGVAKRWSRQQPCQLEMLPADRERFPALDLGFEVARVGGTAGAVVNAANEVAVGLFLDGQIRFTDIVKSCHQVLQHHQFDATPTLADLVQIDQWARQETLRFADGL, encoded by the coding sequence ATGGCTTTTTCAGAACCTGATTCCGCCACGATGATCGACGCGACGCAATGCGAAGCCTCCGATCCGCCCGCCCGCCGGGTCTGCATCTTGGGGGCCACCGGCAGCATCGGCCGTTCCACCATGGAGGTCGTGGCTCATTTACGCAAAGTCGACCCGGAATACCGTTGGCAAGTCTGGGCGGCATCGGGTCATCGAAACCTGGACACCTTGGCCGAAGTCGCCTTGTCGGCCGATCCGGTGCCTCGCCGCCTGGTCGCCTCGTGTGCCCAGACGCACGCCCGTGTTAGTGGTAATGGCGAATCGCCGCTTGCACGATTCAGCGGTGAGATTCTGGCCGGCCCTGACGCATTGGTACGTGTCGCCACGGACCCCGAGGTGGACGTCTTGGTCGCGGCCATCGTCGGACGTGCGGGGCTGGAGAGCACTTTGGCGGCGGTCCAGGAAGGCAAGCGTGTTGCGTTGGCAAACAAGGAAACGCTGGTCGTCGCCGGGCCGATCGTTCGCCAAGCGGCCCAGAAAAGTGGAGCCGAATTGTTGCCGGTCGACAGCGAACATTCCGCCTTGTTTCAATGCTTGGGAGACCGCCCCGACGACGTCGAAAAGCTGATCCTGACCGCCAGCGGTGGCCCTTTCCGCGACTGGTCGATCGAACAAATGCGGCAGGCCAGTGTCCAGGCGGCACTGAATCATCCGACGTGGGACATGGGGGCCAAAATCACAATCGATTCGGCCACGATGATGAACAAGGCGTTGGAAATCATCGAAGCCCGGTGGTTGTTCGATGTGCCCGCCGAGACGATCGAAGTCGTGGTGCACCCCCAGTCGATCGTGCATTCGCTGGTGGAATTTCGCGACCACAGCGTGATCAGCCAGTGGAGCCCACCGGATATGCGGCTGCCGATTCAGTACGCGCTGACCTATCCGCGTCGGTTGCCGGGCGTTGCCAAGCGTTGGAGCCGGCAACAACCCTGTCAGCTGGAGATGTTGCCGGCCGACCGAGAACGCTTCCCTGCTCTGGACTTGGGCTTCGAAGTCGCTCGGGTCGGGGGGACCGCCGGGGCGGTGGTCAATGCGGCCAATGAGGTGGCGGTCGGTCTGTTCTTGGACGGCCAAATTCGCTTTACTGACATCGTCAAGAGTTGTCACCAAGTCCTTCAGCATCACCAGTTTGACGCGACGCCGACGCTGGCCGATCTGGTTCAAATCGACCAGTGGGCCCGTCAGGAAACGTTGCGGTTTGCCGATGGTCTGTGA
- a CDS encoding site-2 protease family protein produces MFSFTGISVTELCDAWSLMLAAGEDPGFVAGLLAQVWLWVKVAIGIGLVIFVHELGHFLAAKFFGVKCEKFYVGFDVPIQLGPIKLPRTLGKFQYGETEYGIGILPLGGYVKMLGQDDDPRNAEKEAERIKVDGDDEATEPQFDPRSYPAKPVWQRMIIISAGVIVNVITGILFAAMAYGFGVPYTPAVVGGVTPGGAAWTAGVRPGGEVVAVADLRSEDQLHFNEMKLEIMEQSFDDPDQAVGVQIRYGDDVNEYKLVPQPYPDDPDMRMIGISNASSAQLMPGQSVYPGSVAADVIDDDLAGATVVAIDGQTVDSESVAPATLIDQLLLRRADQDVKLTLQPVGDDSPRDVVLAPQPMRGVGVSFRPGPITAVRKDSPAEKAGVKVGDVITAVDGNENVDAYDLVLRSSLDSVIETPISLTVVRGQGAAEETLEFELQADADAAGLSPISPAASDIASGSLGIAFRPRPFVASADQTDADEQLKPGDELKEVRVQWADGKVPESVQQQLSDEALLRLTEGWEFGSPSSLNSFVTLVQWLPEGTRFQAFAKTAQDSRVIETELVVGPTDLFWHERGLVFQPTAGVQRAHGIASAFQLGLREGGRRLKDVFGFLGLLVQGKVKAKYVGGPIRIVQMAGAQAEQGISKQLLFLTMLSMNLAILNFLPIPALDGGHMMFLTAELIRGKRVDEQLEMKLTLAGVLAILALMIFVFANDIIQSS; encoded by the coding sequence ATGTTTTCATTTACAGGAATAAGCGTGACCGAACTTTGCGATGCTTGGTCTTTGATGCTGGCTGCCGGCGAAGATCCCGGATTTGTGGCCGGTCTGTTGGCCCAGGTTTGGTTGTGGGTCAAAGTCGCGATCGGGATCGGGCTGGTGATCTTCGTGCACGAGCTTGGTCACTTTCTGGCGGCCAAGTTCTTTGGTGTGAAGTGCGAAAAGTTCTATGTCGGTTTTGACGTCCCGATTCAATTGGGACCGATCAAGTTGCCCCGAACGCTGGGCAAGTTCCAGTACGGTGAAACGGAGTACGGCATCGGAATCTTGCCGCTGGGCGGCTATGTCAAAATGTTGGGCCAGGATGACGATCCACGGAACGCGGAAAAGGAAGCCGAACGAATCAAAGTCGACGGCGATGATGAAGCGACCGAACCACAATTTGATCCCCGCAGTTATCCGGCCAAGCCGGTTTGGCAGCGGATGATCATCATCAGTGCCGGCGTGATCGTGAACGTCATCACGGGCATCTTGTTTGCCGCGATGGCCTACGGCTTTGGTGTTCCCTACACGCCCGCGGTGGTCGGTGGCGTGACGCCCGGTGGCGCGGCCTGGACCGCGGGGGTTCGCCCCGGCGGTGAAGTGGTCGCGGTGGCGGATTTGCGATCCGAAGACCAGCTGCATTTCAACGAAATGAAGTTGGAGATCATGGAACAATCGTTCGATGACCCCGATCAAGCCGTCGGCGTTCAGATCCGCTATGGCGATGACGTCAACGAATACAAGTTGGTGCCCCAACCCTACCCCGACGACCCCGACATGCGGATGATCGGGATCAGCAACGCATCGTCGGCTCAGTTGATGCCCGGCCAATCCGTCTATCCCGGTTCAGTCGCCGCCGACGTGATCGACGATGACTTGGCCGGCGCGACGGTCGTCGCAATCGATGGCCAGACTGTCGATTCGGAAAGCGTCGCTCCGGCGACCTTGATCGATCAATTGCTGCTGCGTCGCGCCGACCAGGACGTGAAGTTGACGTTGCAACCGGTCGGCGACGATTCACCCCGCGATGTGGTTTTGGCTCCGCAACCGATGCGTGGGGTTGGCGTCTCGTTCCGTCCCGGGCCGATCACCGCGGTTCGAAAGGACAGCCCAGCGGAAAAGGCGGGCGTAAAAGTGGGCGACGTGATCACCGCGGTCGACGGGAACGAAAACGTCGACGCCTATGACTTGGTGTTGCGATCGTCCTTGGATTCGGTCATCGAAACGCCGATCAGTCTGACGGTGGTTCGCGGCCAGGGTGCCGCCGAAGAAACCTTGGAATTCGAATTGCAGGCCGACGCCGATGCGGCCGGTTTGTCACCCATTTCGCCGGCCGCCAGCGACATCGCCAGCGGATCGCTGGGCATTGCGTTTCGGCCACGCCCGTTCGTCGCATCGGCCGATCAAACGGATGCCGATGAACAACTAAAACCGGGCGACGAATTGAAGGAGGTCCGTGTGCAGTGGGCCGATGGCAAGGTCCCTGAATCGGTTCAGCAACAGTTGTCCGACGAAGCGTTGTTGCGACTGACCGAAGGCTGGGAATTCGGTAGCCCCAGTTCGCTGAACAGTTTCGTCACCCTGGTCCAGTGGTTACCCGAAGGTACGCGTTTCCAAGCGTTCGCCAAAACCGCACAGGACAGCCGAGTCATTGAAACGGAATTGGTCGTCGGCCCCACCGATCTGTTTTGGCATGAACGCGGGTTGGTGTTTCAGCCCACCGCCGGTGTTCAACGTGCCCATGGTATCGCCAGCGCGTTTCAGTTAGGGCTGCGTGAAGGCGGTCGACGCTTGAAAGACGTGTTCGGTTTCCTGGGCTTGCTGGTGCAAGGCAAGGTCAAAGCAAAGTATGTCGGCGGTCCCATCCGTATCGTTCAGATGGCCGGTGCCCAGGCGGAACAAGGCATTTCCAAACAGCTGTTGTTCCTGACGATGCTAAGCATGAACTTGGCTATTCTGAACTTCCTGCCGATCCCCGCGCTTGATGGCGGCCACATGATGTTTTTGACGGCCGAACTGATTCGCGGCAAACGTGTCGACGAACAGTTGGAAATGAAGCTGACTTTGGCCGGGGTCTTGGCGATCCTGGCATTGATGATATTTGTCTTTGCCAACGACATCATCCAAAGCAGCTGA
- a CDS encoding sulfatase family protein, with product MDRSSRIVASLTRLTVCLACGWITLGITSRPAGAESSRPNIVWIMSEDNSKHYLRHFDDDGAPAPHIESMAQHGITFDRAFSNAPVCSVARTTLITCCYGPRIGTQYHRRSKLAQLPTDVEMFPAYLRAAGYFTTNNAKEDYNAQRRAEPWDQSGRNASWKNRPNAQTPFFHVQTFTDSHESRLHFSKSDMQKPNQTSSDAVRLQPYFPDTDLFRYTRARYHDRMMIIDDLVGGVLEELKTAGELENTFVFYFGDHGGVLPRSKGYAYESGLHVPLVVRVGDNVKSMAGRAMGTRTDGFVEFVDFGATVLALAGVDVPDSIDGKPFLGPDVDAAAVDRRDEAFGYADRFDEKYEMVRTLRVGDWKYMRCFEGYLPDGLQNNYRYKQMAFTQWRQLHQAGKLNDVQSQFFAAKPAELLFDLSQDPHEVQNLAASPKHQTKLTEMRSRLMQRLTSMPDLSLMPEAVLYEQAMDAPVPFGQEHRSEIASLLDTANLALQPFDKAQPLLEQRMAGDNPWQAYWALTAASQFGKTASSLADDARPLLNSDQPLVQTRAAEFLAIVDDNFNPWPTLRDALASADNNPEASSILNTAVYVRDFLNRQDGSDAKLRVGYKVGKSDQAQRRLDYLNDQL from the coding sequence ATGGATCGTTCATCTCGGATCGTTGCCTCACTGACTCGTTTGACTGTCTGTCTTGCATGCGGATGGATCACTCTGGGGATCACGTCGCGACCCGCTGGGGCAGAATCGTCTCGCCCAAACATCGTTTGGATTATGTCCGAGGACAACTCCAAACACTACTTGCGGCACTTCGACGATGACGGCGCACCGGCCCCCCACATCGAATCGATGGCCCAGCATGGCATCACGTTCGACCGTGCGTTTTCCAACGCTCCGGTTTGCAGCGTCGCCAGAACCACGCTGATCACGTGCTGTTACGGCCCCCGTATCGGAACGCAGTACCATCGCCGCAGCAAGTTGGCACAGTTGCCGACGGACGTCGAAATGTTTCCTGCCTATTTGCGTGCGGCGGGCTATTTCACGACCAATAACGCAAAAGAAGATTACAACGCCCAGCGACGCGCCGAGCCGTGGGACCAATCGGGACGCAACGCCAGTTGGAAGAACCGCCCCAACGCCCAGACGCCCTTTTTTCACGTCCAGACGTTTACGGATTCGCATGAAAGCCGCCTGCACTTCAGCAAGTCCGACATGCAAAAGCCGAATCAGACGTCATCCGACGCGGTTCGCCTGCAACCGTACTTTCCCGACACGGACCTGTTTCGCTACACCCGCGCCCGTTATCACGACCGGATGATGATCATCGACGACCTTGTCGGTGGCGTGCTGGAGGAATTGAAGACGGCGGGAGAACTGGAAAACACCTTCGTCTTTTACTTCGGTGATCACGGCGGTGTCCTGCCACGTTCCAAAGGCTATGCCTATGAATCGGGTCTACATGTGCCGCTGGTGGTTCGTGTCGGTGACAACGTCAAATCAATGGCCGGACGCGCCATGGGCACCCGCACCGACGGCTTTGTCGAATTTGTCGATTTCGGCGCGACGGTCTTGGCATTGGCCGGCGTCGACGTTCCCGATTCGATCGACGGCAAACCGTTCTTGGGCCCGGATGTTGATGCAGCCGCCGTCGACCGGCGCGACGAAGCCTTCGGTTACGCCGACCGCTTTGACGAAAAATACGAAATGGTGCGGACGCTGCGTGTCGGCGACTGGAAATACATGCGTTGCTTCGAAGGCTATCTTCCCGACGGATTGCAAAACAACTATCGCTACAAACAAATGGCGTTCACCCAGTGGCGTCAATTGCACCAGGCCGGAAAACTGAACGATGTCCAGTCGCAGTTTTTCGCTGCCAAACCTGCAGAGTTGTTGTTCGACCTGAGCCAAGATCCGCACGAGGTCCAAAACTTGGCTGCATCGCCGAAGCACCAAACCAAGCTGACCGAAATGCGATCGCGACTGATGCAGCGTTTGACATCGATGCCCGATCTGAGCCTGATGCCCGAAGCGGTCTTGTATGAACAGGCGATGGACGCACCGGTTCCGTTCGGCCAAGAACACCGGTCGGAAATCGCGTCGTTGTTGGACACCGCCAATTTGGCCCTGCAACCCTTTGACAAAGCACAGCCGTTGCTTGAGCAGCGCATGGCCGGTGACAACCCATGGCAGGCTTACTGGGCGCTGACGGCGGCATCCCAGTTCGGCAAGACGGCGTCATCGCTGGCCGACGACGCCCGACCGTTGCTGAATTCCGATCAGCCGCTGGTGCAAACAAGGGCCGCGGAATTTTTGGCCATCGTCGACGACAATTTCAATCCCTGGCCGACACTGCGTGACGCTTTGGCGTCGGCGGACAACAACCCGGAAGCATCATCGATCCTGAACACAGCCGTCTACGTTCGCGACTTTCTGAATCGCCAAGACGGATCCGACGCGAAGCTCCGGGTGGGTTACAAAGTCGGCAAATCGGACCAAGCCCAGCGGCGCTTGGACTATCTGAACGATCAGCTGTAA
- a CDS encoding S9 family peptidase → MSIVMVLATAGATTSMGQDDQTAVEDKQQPPELSLRSLFHPDDKHDYDGKMPVYRWVKAGPGTDSDSRLIVRRKDEWKICSDDGTESPWEYPQRLRERIAQIDAATDKQIDSAVDQAVRSTSYVGQTVLVRVGGSLAVVDPQGETRLLTRDATSWNDATLDQSHRRVAFTQDGDLFVVDVSSGRSHRMTDDASETILDGRLDWTYQEEIFGRGNYKGFRFSPDGNWLAMLRIHIDSIQPYTLGDSRTQRGSGLVRRYSKAGDPIPHAELYLWDLREMDRGVWPPPRLLAKSTEQDPQIITGMWWHPYSQCFVYSISNRLQTWRELRYVDHRYLFGGTQNQKRWLREESPAWVEPPEKPGFLADGGIIWKSNLPTGRARLFRLALGGKTVTPLTPQAMNVNEFKVDPSGRSLWLTAGEDGATWHQDIYHAELASRGDAEDPSTGQSSDDQGPTPHRLTDGNGWYDFKADARGKRVVVRHSTAQRPASLSLWSLADTAGPVTRVTLHESQLNLPGDWIRPELFQIETDDGVKLPAQLKRSPAATDAQPGPVVIEVYGGPRAPIVRDRWAGNRSLYHELLARDGISVLMVDNRASGGRGIADTWAVRGRLGQVEFADVQAAVDWLKQQAWVDSDRLAIRGWSFGGFLTLYSMIHSSDFAAGIAGGSVTDWREYDSFYTERYMGLPDENDDGYTQHGLLDKADQLTGRVLLIHGEVDDNVHPSNTMRMAHALQKAGKQFDLMIYPGAAHSVHDPHQSWHLNRLTDGFLRRHLRPGRK, encoded by the coding sequence ATGTCGATCGTCATGGTGCTGGCCACTGCTGGTGCCACCACGTCGATGGGCCAAGACGACCAGACCGCGGTGGAAGACAAGCAACAGCCACCGGAATTGTCGCTGCGCAGTCTGTTTCACCCCGACGATAAGCACGACTACGACGGCAAAATGCCCGTTTATCGTTGGGTCAAAGCGGGGCCCGGCACCGATAGCGACAGCCGTCTGATCGTTCGCCGCAAAGACGAATGGAAGATTTGTTCGGACGATGGGACCGAATCACCGTGGGAATATCCCCAACGTTTGCGTGAACGAATCGCCCAGATCGATGCCGCCACCGACAAACAGATCGACTCCGCGGTCGACCAAGCCGTAAGGTCGACCTCCTATGTCGGCCAGACCGTCTTGGTGCGGGTCGGTGGATCGCTGGCCGTTGTGGATCCACAAGGCGAAACGCGTTTGCTGACTCGCGATGCAACGTCTTGGAACGACGCAACATTGGATCAAAGTCATCGCCGTGTCGCTTTCACTCAGGATGGCGATTTGTTCGTCGTCGATGTGTCCAGTGGGCGATCCCACCGGATGACCGACGACGCGTCGGAGACGATCTTAGATGGCCGATTGGATTGGACTTACCAAGAAGAGATCTTCGGTCGCGGGAACTATAAAGGGTTTCGGTTCAGTCCCGATGGAAATTGGCTGGCGATGTTGCGGATCCACATTGATTCGATCCAGCCCTACACGCTGGGCGATTCGCGGACCCAGCGCGGATCGGGTTTGGTCCGGCGGTACAGCAAAGCGGGTGATCCGATTCCCCATGCGGAGCTGTATCTGTGGGATTTGCGGGAAATGGATCGCGGGGTTTGGCCGCCGCCACGTTTGCTGGCCAAATCGACCGAGCAGGATCCTCAGATCATCACCGGCATGTGGTGGCACCCATATTCCCAGTGTTTCGTCTACAGCATTAGCAATCGGCTGCAGACGTGGCGCGAACTGCGGTATGTCGATCACCGGTACCTGTTCGGTGGGACCCAGAACCAGAAACGCTGGCTACGCGAAGAAAGCCCCGCGTGGGTTGAACCGCCGGAGAAGCCTGGGTTCCTGGCCGACGGCGGAATCATCTGGAAAAGCAATCTGCCCACCGGCAGGGCGCGTCTGTTTCGCCTGGCCTTGGGCGGCAAAACGGTGACGCCCCTGACGCCACAAGCAATGAACGTCAACGAATTCAAAGTGGATCCCAGCGGGCGTTCGTTGTGGTTGACCGCCGGTGAAGACGGCGCGACTTGGCACCAGGATATCTATCACGCTGAATTGGCTTCGCGGGGCGATGCGGAAGATCCCAGCACGGGCCAGAGTTCTGACGATCAGGGGCCGACGCCGCATCGCTTGACCGACGGTAACGGATGGTACGACTTCAAAGCGGATGCTCGGGGAAAACGCGTGGTCGTCAGGCACAGCACGGCCCAGCGTCCGGCGTCTTTATCGCTGTGGTCGCTGGCTGACACGGCCGGCCCGGTCACCAGGGTTACCTTGCACGAAAGCCAATTGAATTTGCCCGGCGATTGGATTCGTCCCGAGCTTTTTCAAATCGAAACCGACGATGGTGTGAAATTGCCGGCTCAGCTGAAACGTTCGCCCGCCGCGACGGATGCTCAGCCGGGACCGGTCGTCATCGAGGTTTATGGCGGCCCCAGGGCACCGATCGTTCGCGACCGATGGGCGGGCAATCGTTCGCTGTATCACGAATTGCTCGCTCGCGACGGCATCAGCGTGCTGATGGTCGACAACCGGGCCAGCGGTGGACGCGGGATTGCCGACACCTGGGCGGTCCGCGGCCGATTGGGCCAGGTCGAATTCGCCGACGTCCAGGCGGCGGTCGATTGGTTGAAGCAACAAGCGTGGGTGGATTCCGACCGTTTGGCGATTCGAGGCTGGAGTTTTGGAGGGTTTCTGACCCTGTACAGCATGATCCACAGTTCGGATTTTGCCGCGGGAATCGCCGGTGGATCGGTAACCGATTGGCGTGAATACGATTCGTTTTACACCGAACGGTACATGGGGCTGCCGGACGAAAACGACGACGGCTACACCCAGCACGGTTTGTTGGACAAAGCGGACCAGTTGACCGGCCGCGTGCTGCTGATTCACGGCGAGGTCGACGACAACGTGCATCCGTCGAACACCATGCGGATGGCTCACGCCCTACAAAAGGCGGGCAAACAGTTCGATTTGATGATCTACCCGGGGGCCGCACACAGCGTGCACGATCCCCACCAAAGTTGGCACCTGAACCGGCTGACCGACGGGTTTTTGCGGCGACATTTGCGGCCCGGGCGGAAATGA
- the rplU gene encoding 50S ribosomal protein L21: MYAIFTDGGRQYRVEPGMELDVDYREIAEGETLTFDKVLAVGGDDGLKLGAPTVDGAKVTASVLGTHKDKKIYVQKFRRRKNSRRRTGHRQVHTRIKVEEISA; encoded by the coding sequence ATGTACGCCATCTTTACCGACGGCGGCCGTCAATATCGCGTCGAACCCGGCATGGAATTGGACGTCGATTACCGTGAAATTGCCGAAGGCGAAACGCTGACCTTTGACAAGGTGCTGGCCGTCGGCGGTGACGACGGGTTGAAGCTGGGCGCGCCGACGGTCGACGGTGCCAAAGTGACCGCTTCGGTCCTGGGAACGCACAAGGACAAGAAGATCTACGTCCAAAAGTTCCGTCGTCGTAAGAACAGCCGTCGTCGTACCGGCCACCGCCAAGTTCACACGCGGATCAAGGTCGAAGAAATCTCCGCCTGA